One genomic region from Phocoena sinus isolate mPhoSin1 chromosome 3, mPhoSin1.pri, whole genome shotgun sequence encodes:
- the SIRT6 gene encoding NAD-dependent protein deacetylase sirtuin-6 isoform X2, translating to MEEQGLAPKFDTTFENARPTKTHMALVQLERVGLLRFLVSQNVDGLHVRSGFPRDKLAELHGNMFVEECVKCKTQYVRDTVVGSMGLKATGRLCTVAKSRGLRACRGELRDTILDWEDSLPDRDLTLADEASRNADLSITLGTSLQIRPSGNLPLATKRHGGRLVIVNLQPTKHDRHADLRIHGYVDEVMTRLMKHLGLEIPAWDGPRVLERALPPLPRPPTPKLEPKEEAPAQLHSPAPASPKQEPAAEPGAQHDGSGPASPKRERLDSPAPRRPPKRVKTEVVPS from the exons CGCGCGGCCCACGAAGACTCACATGGCACTGGTGCAGCTGGAGCGCGTGGGCCTCCTGCGCTTCCTGGTCAGCCAGAACGTGGACGGGCTGCACGTGCGCTCTGGCTTCCCCAG GGACAAGCTGGCAGAGCTTCACGGAAACATGTTTGTAGAAGAATGTGTCAAGTGTAAGAC GCAGTACGTCCGGGACACCGTCGTGGGCAGCATGGGCCTGAAGGCCACCGGCCGGCTCTGCACCGTGGCCAAGTCAAGGGGGCTGCGTGCCTGCAG GGGGGAGCTGAGAGACACTATCCTGGACTGGGAAGACTCCCTGCCTGACCGGGACCTCACTCTGGCCGATGAGGCCAGCAG GAACGCGGACCTGTCCATCACGCTGGGCACCTCCCTGCAAATCCGGCCCAGCGGGAACCTGCCCCTCGCCACCAAACGCCACGGAGGCCGGCTGGTCATCGTCAACCTTCAGCCCACCAAGCAC GACCGCCACGCAGACCTGCGTATCCACGGCTATGTAGATGAAGTCATGACCCGGCTCATGAAGCATCTGGGCCTGGAGATCCCGGCCTGGGACGGCCCCCGCGTGCTGGAGAGGGCGCTGCCACCCCTGCCCCGCCCGCCCACCCCCAAGCTGGAGCCCAAGGAGGAGGCCCCCGCCCAGCTCCACAGCCCAGCGCCCGCCAGCCCCAAGCAGGAGCCTGCAGCTGAGCCTGGTGCCCAGCACGACGGCTCCGGGCCCGCCAGCCCCAAAAGGGAGCGGCTGGACAGTCCTGCTCCCCGCAGGCCCCCCAAAAGAGTGAAGACCGAGGTGGTTCCCAGCTGA